In Saccharomyces paradoxus chromosome XVI, complete sequence, the genomic stretch TTTTTTGAATGGACGGATTACGAAGATTTGGACAACATGGATGCTGCATTGATACTAAAGTACTTTAAGAAATTTCCTAAAGATCCATTGGCCATGATCCTTTATTCTTGgctttcttcaaaattatcCAAATATGATATCAAAAGTTTGGAATCCGCTAACCAATCACCTGAAAGTCAAAATAAGGGGACGAAGGAAACAGATATCAAGGACATAGATGAGGgaaatgaagataaagttAAAGATCatggtgaagatgaaagcAAAAACCAAAATGAGAATGAGAATGACgcaaaagaagatgaagaggaggaCCTTGACGACATAGAAATTGGTttattagaagaagaagttgttACTGTATTGACGGAGAATATTGTCAAGtgtaaaaataatattttggcGCATCGGATTCTCTGTCAATATTACTTACTGACCAAGGAGTACGAGGCAGCTTTACCGTACATTAAAAACggtatttctttgattgCCTATAATATAAAGGATCTGGGGGTTTATTTACCATTAACCAAAAGAGAATTCTCTCTGGATTTGGCCACTGTTTATACATATGTGGATGCTCCAAAGGACCACAATGCTGCGCTAAGattatatgataatattttatCCGGTGATTCTGACAATATACAGGCAAAAATGGGTAAGGGCataatttttattgaaaggaaaaattggaaagatGCTATGACATTACTAACTCAGGTGCATGAACAATCACCTGATAACCTAGAAGTTTTATCCGAACTGTCATGGAGTAAGGCCCATATGGATTATACGGACGATGCATTAGCCGGCTTAGATACCGTCGTCAAGGGTATCAAAGGCATGGATTTACGTTCAATAGATTTCAGAGCATTAAACTTATGGAGGCAAGCCAAAGTTTACATTATGAAACATGCTTCCATCAAAGATACCAAACAGGAAAATATCAAGTGCGCATTCAAACTACTCATTCAGAGTATTAAAATATTGGACACTTTTGCCCCCGGATTTTCAACACTGGGAGACATCTATTGCCACTACTATAAAGACCATTTAAGAGCCTTCAAATGTTACTTCAAAGCCTTCGACCTGGACGCGGGAGATTATACAGCCGCAAAGTATATTACCGAAACGTATGCAAGCAAGCCCAATTGGCAAGCAGCCTCTTCCATCGCTTCAAGATTGATCAAAAGTGAAAAGGCAAAGGCACAACTACGTTCGAATAATTGGCCATTTAGGGCTGTGGGGATTGCTCATTTGgaaaagcaagaagaaagtgaTTCAATTGAGTGGTTCCAATCTGCTTTACGTGTCGACCCGAATGATGTGGAGTCATGGGTCGGCCTGGGACAAGCATACCACGCGTGTGGTCGTATAGAAGCATCAATCAAAGTTTTCGATAAGGCAATTCAATTAAGACCCTCTCATACTTATGCCCAATACTTTAAAGCTATTTCTCTATGTGACGTAGGTGAATACCTTGAAAGTTTAGAGATACTGGAAAAGGTATGTCAAGAAACCGCTACAGAAGAATCATTCCAAATTGGTTTAGTGGAAGTGCTTATGAGGTACTCTTTGGATTTATATTCACAGGGATTCTTGCTCAAATCAGTTGCAATTGCAAATGATACTATCGAAAGAATCAAGATAATCATCACTGAATTGAAATGCGTTAACCAACAGGTTTGGATTTGCCTTTCACAAGTTCTGAGATTATTTATTTGGATAGAGTCAAAGGTAGATACTTTACCCGTTGAATCGCTAGtatcaatttttgaaagttctGAACTTACTGGAAGTGAGGAAATTGATTCCATTGACAACATCAAAATCGACACACTACTTGATAGTACCACCGATGATAACGTGTCCATTGCGTGTAAGTTTTTGATCCTAGCTTCAAAATATAGCGTTTCGAATCAAAACTTTTCTGATATAGCAGGAACGGTTAGAGCTTCATACTGGTATAATATCGGTATCTCAGAGCTCACGGCATTCATAACATTGAAGGAGCCACAGTATAGAGATGCTGccatttttgcttttaAGAAATCTATTCAGTTACAATCTAATACAAGTGAAACTTGGATTGGGCTAGGAATAGCTACTATGGACATTAACTTTCGCGTATCTCAACATTGCTTCATCAAAGCAACTGCTTTGGAACCTAAAGCCGCAGATGTTTGGTTCAACTTAGCTATGTTGGgtttaaagaaaaacgaTACTGAGTTTGCTCAACAGGTTCTCAATAAATTACAGAGCCTTGCACCACAAGATTCATCACCTTGGCTAGGTATGGCCTTGATCTTCGAGGAACAAGGAGACGTTATCGAAAGTTCTAAACTGTTTGCGCACTCCTTCATATTATCTAATGGAAGATCAAAGGCTGCGCAATTTCTATATGCCAAAAATGTTCTTGAAAACCACATTAATAATGGCGATGATGAAAGAGATATTGAAACGGTGGAAAGGCTAACCGCTGCTTCAATAGCTTTAGAGCAgttcttcaagaaaagtCCTGATAATTCATTTGCTCTTCAATGTGCTCTGTTAA encodes the following:
- the SKI3 gene encoding SKI complex subunit tetratricopeptide repeat protein SKI3 (Ski complex component and TPR protein~similar to YPR189W) — protein: MLDIKQLLKEAKRELTNRDYEETIEISEKVLKLDPDNYFAHIFLGKAFSSLPASNDVSSNLNLQRATTHYISATRSVPNNLLAWKGLFLLFKTTEVVPDTLSYDEYFDLCGQYADALLKQEQSQVELINDIKLLKKTHPDCQRAFYQHLKPGSLMAETIGRHLSTPQDALLNLIKILASIETTEIGKTLSQNRLKLKASDPDYQIKLNSFSWEIIKNSEIDQLYNQLVNILADDQLRSEIENQWLEYRIKVLKSMPLDVKKDFFTKVKEMVEDMVLVNHQSLLAWQKFFEWTDYEDLDNMDAALILKYFKKFPKDPLAMILYSWLSSKLSKYDIKSLESANQSPESQNKGTKETDIKDIDEGNEDKVKDHGEDESKNQNENENDAKEDEEEDLDDIEIGLLEEEVVTVLTENIVKCKNNILAHRILCQYYLLTKEYEAALPYIKNGISLIAYNIKDLGVYLPLTKREFSLDLATVYTYVDAPKDHNAALRLYDNILSGDSDNIQAKMGKGIIFIERKNWKDAMTLLTQVHEQSPDNLEVLSELSWSKAHMDYTDDALAGLDTVVKGIKGMDLRSIDFRALNLWRQAKVYIMKHASIKDTKQENIKCAFKLLIQSIKILDTFAPGFSTLGDIYCHYYKDHLRAFKCYFKAFDLDAGDYTAAKYITETYASKPNWQAASSIASRLIKSEKAKAQLRSNNWPFRAVGIAHLEKQEESDSIEWFQSALRVDPNDVESWVGLGQAYHACGRIEASIKVFDKAIQLRPSHTYAQYFKAISLCDVGEYLESLEILEKVCQETATEESFQIGLVEVLMRYSLDLYSQGFLLKSVAIANDTIERIKIIITELKCVNQQVWICLSQVLRLFIWIESKVDTLPVESLVSIFESSELTGSEEIDSIDNIKIDTLLDSTTDDNVSIACKFLILASKYSVSNQNFSDIAGTVRASYWYNIGISELTAFITLKEPQYRDAAIFAFKKSIQLQSNTSETWIGLGIATMDINFRVSQHCFIKATALEPKAADVWFNLAMLGLKKNDTEFAQQVLNKLQSLAPQDSSPWLGMALIFEEQGDVIESSKLFAHSFILSNGRSKAAQFLYAKNVLENHINNGDDERDIETVERLTAASIALEQFFKKSPDNSFALQCALLTLERLHHYENASELANRLIGILEKRFEKTQDEKELFTFAIIKGQFARIHLGLGNFELSIENADLSQGIISESRDEKSMKTKISNHICLGLSYFFLNDFDQTLNQFQELLSVSKDSKHLVILIAKVLYDVGESDTKEIALQELTEYITIKGADLLITLTIAAMSILEDKHEDLNIILDELKALPLSKQIMDRHKDAPYLIEEITKRLYHNDSGKQVWQRSAYFFPNNLKVWERLNKNIQRKIASDGQNKVTAEEMSKLYCESKNLRSIQRGVFLCPWNVTALKALNECF